The following are encoded together in the Blattabacterium cuenoti BPAA genome:
- the menA gene encoding 1,4-dihydroxy-2-naphthoate octaprenyltransferase, with protein sequence MKLKYWITAARIHTLPLSFSGITLSFFISQSRKNVSLISYILCVITALLLQILANFSNDYGDSITGVDNYKRIGPKRTIQCGLISLSEMKKAIFIFSVLSFFSGFFLFCETLLWKNIFIFFIYFIGIFICIYSSIRYSIGSRPYGYITGMGDLLVMIFFGIFSVEGSYFLYTHTLCMDIFLLSLSIGFLNVGVLNINNMRDLDNDYENGKYTMSVWLGIKYAKLYHTFVILISIFLGGFFIFLNQNSVYQWIFFIFIAIFLILHIQKIILIKEKKLFNLELKKLVILTFLHEFSIGIGFIN encoded by the coding sequence ATGAAATTAAAGTATTGGATTACTGCAGCTCGTATTCATACTTTACCTTTATCTTTTTCTGGAATAACTTTGAGTTTTTTTATATCTCAATCTAGGAAAAATGTAAGTTTAATTTCTTATATTTTATGTGTGATTACCGCTTTATTATTGCAAATCTTAGCCAATTTTTCAAATGATTATGGAGACAGCATAACAGGAGTAGATAATTATAAAAGAATAGGTCCTAAAAGAACAATTCAATGTGGTCTAATTTCTTTATCAGAAATGAAAAAAGCTATTTTTATATTTTCTGTATTATCTTTTTTTTCAGGTTTTTTCTTATTTTGTGAAACTCTTTTATGGAAAAATATTTTTATTTTTTTCATCTATTTCATAGGAATTTTTATATGTATATATAGTTCAATAAGATATTCTATTGGATCTCGTCCATATGGATATATAACAGGGATGGGTGATTTATTGGTTATGATTTTTTTTGGTATTTTTTCAGTAGAAGGAAGTTATTTTTTATATACACATACTTTATGTATGGATATATTTCTTCTTTCTTTGTCTATAGGATTTTTGAATGTAGGAGTTTTGAATATAAATAATATGAGAGATTTGGATAATGATTATGAAAATGGAAAATATACTATGTCTGTATGGTTAGGTATAAAATATGCTAAATTATATCATACATTTGTTATATTAATATCAATATTTTTAGGAGGTTTTTTTATTTTTTTAAACCAAAATTCTGTTTATCAATGGATTTTTTTTATTTTTATTGCTATTTTTTTAATATTGCACATTCAAAAAATAATTCTTATAAAGGAAAAAAAATTATTCAATCTAGAATTGAAAAAATTAGTAATACTTACTTTTTTACATGAATTTAGTATAGGAATTGGTTTTATAAATTAA
- the menB gene encoding 1,4-dihydroxy-2-naphthoyl-CoA synthase, which yields MNSTINWVSIKKYEDILFFFGEGISKIEINRPWCHNAFRVETVNEMIDAINICSIRSDIDVLIITGSGEKSFCSGGDQTTRGMGGYLDKDGIPRLNILDFYKKIREIPKPVIAMVNGYAVGGGHVLHVVCDLTIASEDAVFSQVGPKVGSFDGGFGCSYLARHIGQKKTREMWFLCKKYTAKEALEMGLINKVVKKKELEKKTIEWCRIIQKRSPMSLRMIKRSLNAELDGQHGLMQLTGDATLMFYLMEESQEGKKAFLEKRSPNFKKFTKFL from the coding sequence ATGAATTCTACTATAAATTGGGTTTCCATAAAAAAATATGAAGATATCTTGTTTTTTTTTGGAGAAGGTATCTCTAAAATAGAGATTAATAGACCATGGTGTCATAACGCATTTCGTGTAGAAACAGTTAATGAAATGATAGATGCTATAAATATATGTAGTATCAGAAGTGATATAGATGTATTAATTATAACTGGATCTGGAGAAAAATCTTTTTGTTCTGGAGGAGATCAAACTACAAGAGGCATGGGAGGGTATTTAGATAAAGATGGAATTCCAAGATTGAATATTTTAGATTTTTACAAAAAAATAAGAGAAATCCCTAAACCAGTTATAGCCATGGTTAATGGATATGCAGTGGGAGGAGGACATGTTCTGCATGTTGTTTGTGATTTAACTATAGCATCTGAAGATGCTGTTTTTAGTCAAGTAGGTCCAAAAGTAGGTTCTTTTGATGGAGGATTTGGATGTTCATATTTAGCCCGTCATATTGGACAAAAAAAAACACGAGAAATGTGGTTTTTATGTAAAAAATACACAGCTAAAGAAGCTTTAGAAATGGGGTTGATTAATAAAGTTGTAAAGAAAAAAGAATTGGAAAAAAAAACTATAGAATGGTGTAGAATTATACAAAAGAGAAGTCCAATGTCTTTAAGAATGATAAAACGTAGTTTAAATGCTGAATTGGATGGTCAACATGGATTGATGCAATTAACAGGAGATGCTACTTTAATGTTTTATTTGATGGAAGAATCTCAAGAAGGGAAAAAAGCTTTTTTAGAAAAAAGATCTCCAAATTTTAAAAAATTTACGAAATTTTTATGA
- a CDS encoding AMP-binding protein yields the protein MWIDFSSKERFISSFSKEEEEKKENDWKKSIFSFWKNWHDNKPIILSITSGTTGFSKVISLRKKHMYERAIKTVEFLKLEKKGIKGLLCLSPDSIAAKMFLVRAIIFKWKIYCVPPSSNPLKNIKEYYFDITSMVPIQVFFSLEYLKNIKIILIGGCSISSFLEKKLQNISTICYSTYGMTETSGHIAIKKINGPNKSIFYESFQDVILSVDNRNCLRVYYMDSYFQTNDIVHMISKNTFIWIGRYDNVINSGGIKMSPELIEKEIGSFIPYEKRFFITSIPDKILGEKVILIIEGPPFSLHIPNSIFNGKRKFYKPKSIFFISHFTDNLLDKFRRKEIIRRIIKT from the coding sequence ATGTGGATTGATTTTTCTTCAAAAGAAAGATTCATCTCTTCTTTTTCTAAAGAAGAAGAAGAAAAAAAAGAAAATGATTGGAAAAAATCTATTTTTTCTTTTTGGAAAAATTGGCACGATAATAAACCTATTATATTATCTATAACTTCCGGAACAACAGGTTTTTCTAAAGTTATCTCTTTACGTAAAAAACATATGTACGAAAGAGCTATAAAAACTGTAGAATTTTTAAAGCTTGAAAAAAAAGGAATTAAAGGATTATTATGTTTATCTCCAGATTCTATAGCTGCTAAAATGTTTTTAGTACGTGCTATTATTTTTAAATGGAAAATATATTGTGTTCCTCCATCATCTAATCCTTTAAAAAATATTAAAGAATATTATTTTGACATTACATCAATGGTTCCTATACAAGTTTTTTTTAGTTTAGAATACTTGAAAAATATTAAAATAATTTTAATAGGAGGATGTTCTATTTCAAGTTTTTTGGAAAAAAAATTGCAAAATATTTCAACAATTTGTTATTCTACTTATGGAATGACAGAAACTTCAGGTCATATAGCTATAAAAAAAATTAATGGTCCCAATAAATCTATTTTTTATGAATCATTTCAAGATGTTATTTTGAGTGTAGACAATAGAAATTGTTTGAGGGTTTATTATATGGATTCATATTTTCAAACCAATGATATTGTTCATATGATATCTAAAAATACATTTATTTGGATAGGTAGATATGATAATGTCATTAACAGTGGAGGAATTAAAATGAGTCCTGAATTAATAGAAAAAGAAATTGGTTCTTTTATTCCTTATGAAAAGCGATTTTTTATAACCTCAATTCCAGATAAAATTTTGGGAGAAAAAGTAATATTAATTATTGAAGGGCCCCCTTTTTCATTACATATTCCAAATTCTATTTTTAATGGTAAAAGAAAATTTTATAAACCAAAAAGTATTTTTTTCATTTCTCATTTTACGGATAATTTATTAGATAAATTTAGAAGAAAAGAAATTATAAGAAGAATAATAAAAACATAA
- a CDS encoding enolase C-terminal domain-like protein, with translation MNCFLKKRMFFFQKKVFNSNRTFRKNIIWFIILTQDNKIGIGECNPILDQFALKNLKKFEIELKNLSKMILFFKRTEICFYYKYISYSSILFGLEQAFLSLKNKFPILYHSKFTSGIEGIPINSLMWLNSFNKDKKYAMKKMENQIIEGFSLIKMKVNMKFINDQYFILKEIKRKYPFLKIRIDANGCFENIQKAFYYLNKFYDLGIIDSMEQPISSGNWKDISEICKKSKLPIALDEELANIHELKKKRNYWMLLTLILLY, from the coding sequence ATGAATTGTTTTTTGAAAAAAAGAATGTTTTTTTTTCAAAAAAAAGTATTTAATTCTAATAGAACATTTCGAAAAAACATTATATGGTTTATTATTTTAACACAAGATAATAAGATAGGAATAGGAGAATGCAATCCAATATTGGATCAATTTGCTTTAAAAAATTTAAAAAAATTTGAAATAGAACTCAAAAATCTTTCTAAGATGATTCTTTTTTTCAAAAGAACAGAAATATGTTTTTATTATAAATATATTTCCTATTCATCTATTCTATTTGGATTAGAACAAGCTTTTTTAAGCTTAAAAAATAAATTTCCTATATTATATCATTCTAAATTTACTTCTGGTATAGAAGGAATTCCTATAAATAGTTTAATGTGGTTGAATTCTTTTAATAAAGATAAAAAATATGCAATGAAAAAAATGGAAAATCAAATTATTGAAGGGTTTTCATTGATAAAAATGAAGGTAAATATGAAATTTATTAATGATCAATATTTTATTTTAAAAGAAATAAAAAGGAAATATCCATTTTTAAAAATACGTATAGATGCAAATGGGTGCTTTGAAAATATTCAAAAAGCTTTCTATTATTTAAATAAATTTTATGACTTGGGTATAATTGATTCCATGGAGCAACCAATATCATCTGGAAATTGGAAGGATATATCAGAAATATGTAAAAAATCAAAATTACCTATAGCATTAGATGAAGAATTAGCAAATATTCATGAATTAAAAAAAAAACGAAATTATTGGATGTTATTAACCCTCATTCTATTATACTAA
- a CDS encoding metal-dependent hydrolase, producing MKVTFLSHSTCILEIHEKNILVDPFFSGNPSFDKKINFLKLIPKIDYILLTHAHYDHVCDVELLSRNFHNILVISNYEISNYFYKKGIKTYGINYGSFISFPFGKLKYTWAAHSSVFDDGTYGGNPGGFLLQTDEGNIYISGDTSLIYEMNLIPNFGNLKLSILPIGGRYTMDIEEAIIASDFLKSEKILGVHYNTFEDIRIDREQAKKRFFEKGKELILLEKGKTIYV from the coding sequence ATGAAAGTTACTTTTCTTTCTCATAGCACATGTATACTAGAAATACATGAAAAAAATATATTAGTAGATCCTTTTTTTTCTGGAAATCCTTCTTTTGATAAAAAGATCAATTTTTTAAAACTTATTCCAAAAATAGATTATATTCTATTGACTCATGCACATTATGATCATGTTTGTGATGTAGAATTATTATCACGTAATTTTCATAATATTTTAGTTATTTCTAATTATGAAATATCTAATTATTTTTATAAAAAAGGAATAAAAACATATGGAATAAATTATGGTTCTTTTATATCATTTCCTTTTGGAAAATTAAAATATACTTGGGCTGCTCATTCCAGTGTTTTTGACGATGGTACTTATGGAGGGAATCCAGGTGGTTTTCTTTTACAGACAGATGAAGGAAATATATATATATCAGGAGATACATCTTTAATATATGAAATGAATCTTATTCCTAATTTTGGGAATTTAAAACTTTCTATTTTACCAATAGGAGGAAGATATACTATGGATATAGAAGAAGCAATTATTGCTTCAGATTTTTTGAAATCTGAAAAGATATTAGGTGTTCATTATAATACTTTTGAAGATATTCGAATTGATCGAGAACAAGCAAAAAAAAGATTTTTTGAAAAAGGAAAAGAATTAATTTTATTGGAAAAAGGAAAGACTATATATGTTTAA
- the cysK gene encoding cysteine synthase A has protein sequence MKVDSILKTIGNTPHIRLKRLFPNHQIWIKLEKNNPGGSIKDRIALSMIEDAEKKGKIHKGDIIIEPTSGNTGIGLAMVCSVKDYRLILVMPESMSIERRKLFSIFGAKFVLTSKEHGMKGAIQKAEELINTIPNSWMPKQFDNISNPNIHKNTTAKEIINAFPKGIDYFITGVGTGGHITGIGEILKNQFPNIKIFSVEPIESPVIFGGTPNSHSLQGLGAGFIPSILNVKILDGTFLVSKEEAFHYVRKMAKKEGILVGISTGASLSAIEKQLSNFSKKSTILTVNYDTGERYLSVDDLFLEKEI, from the coding sequence ATGAAAGTTGATAGCATATTAAAAACTATCGGAAATACGCCTCATATACGTCTTAAAAGATTATTTCCTAATCATCAGATATGGATAAAATTGGAAAAAAATAATCCTGGAGGAAGCATAAAAGATAGAATAGCTTTATCTATGATAGAAGATGCAGAAAAAAAAGGAAAAATTCACAAAGGTGATATTATTATAGAACCAACTTCTGGAAATACAGGAATAGGATTAGCTATGGTTTGTTCTGTAAAGGATTATCGTCTGATTTTAGTGATGCCAGAATCTATGAGTATTGAAAGGAGAAAATTATTTTCTATTTTTGGAGCAAAATTTGTTCTAACTTCAAAAGAACATGGAATGAAAGGAGCAATTCAGAAAGCGGAAGAATTAATCAACACTATTCCAAATTCCTGGATGCCTAAACAATTTGATAATATCTCAAACCCAAATATACATAAAAATACAACGGCAAAAGAAATAATAAACGCTTTTCCTAAAGGAATAGATTATTTCATTACAGGAGTGGGAACTGGAGGTCATATTACCGGAATAGGAGAAATATTAAAAAATCAGTTTCCGAATATAAAAATCTTTTCTGTGGAACCTATAGAATCACCAGTTATATTTGGAGGAACTCCTAATTCTCATTCTTTACAAGGATTAGGTGCAGGTTTTATTCCGTCTATTTTGAATGTAAAAATATTAGATGGTACTTTTTTAGTCTCTAAAGAAGAAGCCTTTCATTATGTTAGAAAAATGGCAAAAAAAGAAGGAATTCTTGTTGGAATATCTACTGGAGCTTCATTGTCTGCTATAGAAAAACAATTATCTAATTTTTCAAAAAAATCCACGATTTTAACAGTAAATTATGATACTGGAGAAAGATATTTATCAGTAGATGATCTTTTTCTAGAAAAAGAAATATGA
- a CDS encoding diflavin oxidoreductase: MLSESNNKTFFKLIQESSPEEMIWMCGYISGLLFSKKKDYKEIKKEEKKITLVYGTETGNAKNLAFDLYEKAKKEKIKIQLISLDQYCLKNLEKEDYFFIVMSTHGEGEPPFSAKSFFDFIHHNKNLFLNNMKYSVLALGDKSYTYFCKAGEDVDKRLHNIGATRIIPLYKCDVDYENQAYKWFSEILNFLKKKNEIYTKKKNHKICGKILKNIILNNQEKGSNKEIHHIEIFVSNQIEYSPGDSIGVFPENPSKERDHIIEYVKKNRKKEFEKYEYEEKNKISYLLKKKFNILFLSENFLKKYSFLSEKKNISLNKEWKLIDLLIKFPMKNEYSLKDLIKIIEPIKPRLYSISSSPKAHGNVIHITVSRHRFQLNGETVYGHCSDFLSKLKIGDQLSFFIYKNKIFKLPSTDKNIILIGPGTGIAPFRSFLYEREVTKATGKNWLFFGDQHFDTDFLYKTEILNWKKKGILYRVIWSFSRDQKEKIYVQDKIWRNRIEFFSWIKNGAYVYVCGNKIPMSVDVEKMISRVIEEVGKCESKLFIRKMKKEGRYLKDVY, translated from the coding sequence ATGTTATCTGAATCAAATAATAAAACATTTTTTAAATTAATACAAGAATCCTCTCCAGAAGAAATGATATGGATGTGTGGTTATATATCTGGATTGTTATTTTCTAAAAAAAAAGATTATAAAGAAATCAAAAAAGAGGAAAAAAAAATTACGTTGGTTTATGGTACAGAAACAGGTAATGCTAAAAACTTAGCTTTTGACCTTTATGAAAAAGCTAAAAAGGAAAAAATTAAAATACAATTGATTAGTTTAGATCAATATTGTTTAAAAAATTTAGAAAAAGAAGATTATTTTTTTATTGTAATGAGTACCCATGGAGAAGGAGAACCTCCTTTTTCTGCAAAATCTTTTTTTGATTTTATTCATCATAACAAGAATCTGTTTTTAAATAACATGAAATACAGTGTACTAGCATTGGGAGACAAATCCTATACTTATTTTTGTAAAGCAGGAGAAGATGTAGATAAACGTTTGCATAATATAGGAGCGACAAGAATTATTCCATTATATAAATGTGACGTAGATTATGAAAATCAAGCATATAAATGGTTTTCAGAAATTTTAAATTTTTTAAAAAAAAAAAATGAAATTTATACAAAAAAAAAAAATCATAAAATATGTGGAAAGATTTTAAAAAACATAATTTTAAATAATCAAGAAAAAGGTTCGAATAAAGAAATTCATCATATTGAAATTTTCGTTTCGAATCAAATAGAATATTCTCCTGGGGACTCTATAGGCGTTTTTCCTGAAAATCCTTCTAAAGAAAGAGATCATATTATAGAATATGTAAAAAAAAATAGAAAAAAAGAATTTGAAAAATATGAATATGAAGAAAAAAATAAAATATCTTATCTTTTGAAAAAAAAATTCAATATTCTTTTTTTATCGGAAAATTTTTTAAAGAAATATTCTTTTTTATCGGAAAAAAAAAATATTTCTTTAAATAAAGAATGGAAACTTATTGATCTTTTAATAAAATTTCCTATGAAAAATGAATATTCTTTAAAAGATTTAATAAAAATTATAGAGCCTATAAAACCTAGACTATATTCTATTTCTTCATCTCCTAAAGCTCATGGAAATGTAATTCATATTACTGTATCTCGTCATCGTTTTCAATTAAATGGAGAAACAGTATATGGTCATTGTTCTGATTTTTTATCTAAACTTAAAATAGGAGATCAATTATCTTTTTTTATTTATAAAAATAAAATATTTAAATTACCTAGTACTGATAAGAATATAATTCTTATTGGACCTGGAACTGGAATTGCTCCTTTTCGTTCTTTTTTATATGAAAGAGAAGTAACAAAAGCTACGGGTAAAAACTGGTTATTTTTTGGAGATCAACATTTTGATACGGATTTTTTATACAAAACAGAAATTTTAAATTGGAAAAAAAAAGGAATTCTTTATCGTGTCATTTGGTCTTTTTCTAGAGATCAAAAAGAAAAAATTTATGTGCAAGATAAAATATGGAGAAATAGAATAGAATTTTTTTCATGGATAAAAAATGGAGCCTATGTTTATGTTTGTGGAAATAAAATTCCTATGAGTGTAGATGTAGAAAAAATGATATCTCGTGTCATAGAAGAAGTAGGAAAATGTGAATCTAAACTTTTTATAAGAAAAATGAAAAAGGAAGGAAGATACTTAAAAGATGTATATTAA
- a CDS encoding serine O-acetyltransferase — translation MLDFLTTILENNRNKGIYPNKKKSEIFVKKLFHTLFTPNQDVLNDVIFLKKEYEKLKILLYEIFIELNINKKNSDTLTRVFFQEVPNIYQTLIIDANAILKSDPAATIIEEIFLSYPGFFATALYRIAHQLWIQKIPIIPRLITEYAHSKTGVDIHASATIGEAFAIDHGTGIVIGSSTEIGDKVKIYQGVTLGAIYVDKKLANTKRHPTIEDKVTIYAGATVLGGETIIGHDSVLGGNVWVTKSIPPFSIVYQKNEIKMRNNSPFPDPINYMI, via the coding sequence ATGTTAGATTTTTTAACAACTATACTTGAAAATAATAGAAATAAAGGAATTTATCCTAATAAAAAAAAATCTGAAATTTTTGTAAAAAAATTATTTCATACTTTATTTACTCCTAATCAGGATGTTTTGAATGATGTAATTTTTTTAAAAAAAGAATACGAAAAATTAAAAATACTTTTATATGAAATTTTTATTGAATTGAATATAAACAAAAAAAATTCTGACACTCTTACTCGAGTTTTTTTTCAAGAAGTTCCTAATATTTATCAAACGTTGATAATAGATGCTAATGCAATATTAAAATCTGATCCTGCCGCAACAATTATAGAAGAAATTTTTCTTTCTTACCCCGGTTTTTTTGCGACTGCATTATACAGGATTGCACATCAATTATGGATTCAAAAAATTCCAATTATTCCAAGATTGATTACAGAATATGCACACAGTAAAACGGGTGTAGATATTCATGCATCTGCAACAATAGGGGAGGCTTTTGCTATCGATCATGGAACAGGAATCGTTATAGGTTCTAGTACGGAAATAGGAGATAAAGTTAAAATCTATCAAGGTGTAACTTTAGGAGCTATTTATGTAGATAAAAAATTAGCCAATACGAAACGTCATCCTACAATAGAAGATAAAGTTACAATTTATGCTGGAGCGACTGTTTTAGGAGGAGAAACTATAATAGGTCATGATAGTGTACTTGGAGGTAATGTTTGGGTTACAAAAAGTATACCTCCTTTTTCTATAGTATATCAGAAGAACGAAATCAAAATGAGAAATAACAGTCCTTTTCCTGATCCCATTAATTATATGATATAA
- a CDS encoding NADP-dependent isocitrate dehydrogenase, whose product MKKIKVHNPVVEIDGDEMAKIIWKYIKTYFIFPYLDINIIYFDLGIENRNLTDDQITIEAAYAIKKYNVGIKCATITPDKDRMKEFHLKKMWKSPNGTIRNIINGTVFREPIIVKNIPRLIPNWIHPICIARHAYADQYKAIDFMIKEKGKLYISFLPDDKKNQSVKYEIHHFMGPGIAMGMYNTDQSIYGFARSCFNYSVYKKWPLFLSTKNTILKAYDEKFKKIFQEIYENEFKSKFENLQITYEHRLIDDMIAKTIKSNGKFIWACKNYDGDVLSDCVAQGFGSLGMMTSVLLTPDGKTLESEAIHGTITRHYRLHQKGKETSTNPIASIFSWTRALKHRAILDKNADLKEFSDNMEKACIDFIESGKMTKDLFQLSKKNEQKNNYLNTQTFFKELKIFFDQRINKKT is encoded by the coding sequence ATGAAAAAAATCAAAGTCCACAATCCTGTAGTAGAAATAGACGGAGATGAAATGGCAAAAATTATATGGAAATATATAAAAACATATTTTATTTTTCCATACTTAGATATAAATATTATTTATTTCGATTTAGGAATCGAAAATAGAAATTTGACAGATGATCAAATTACTATAGAAGCCGCTTATGCTATAAAAAAATATAATGTAGGAATTAAATGTGCTACAATTACACCAGATAAAGATAGAATGAAAGAATTTCATTTAAAAAAAATGTGGAAATCTCCAAATGGAACTATTAGAAATATTATTAACGGAACTGTTTTTAGAGAACCTATCATAGTAAAAAATATTCCTCGTTTGATTCCAAATTGGATCCATCCTATATGTATTGCTAGACATGCTTATGCGGATCAATATAAAGCTATAGATTTTATGATTAAAGAAAAAGGAAAATTATACATTTCTTTTCTTCCGGATGATAAAAAAAACCAATCAGTAAAATATGAAATTCATCATTTTATGGGACCTGGTATTGCTATGGGTATGTATAACACAGATCAGTCTATTTATGGATTTGCTCGTTCTTGTTTTAATTATTCTGTATATAAAAAATGGCCTTTATTCTTATCTACCAAAAATACTATATTAAAAGCATATGATGAAAAATTTAAGAAAATATTTCAAGAAATATATGAAAATGAATTTAAATCAAAATTTGAAAACTTACAGATCACTTATGAACATCGTTTGATTGATGATATGATAGCAAAAACAATTAAATCAAATGGAAAATTTATATGGGCTTGCAAAAATTATGATGGAGATGTATTATCGGATTGTGTAGCCCAAGGATTTGGTTCACTAGGAATGATGACTTCTGTTTTGCTTACTCCAGATGGAAAAACTTTAGAATCTGAAGCCATTCATGGAACTATTACTAGACATTATAGATTGCATCAGAAAGGAAAAGAAACATCTACCAATCCTATCGCTTCTATTTTTTCTTGGACTCGTGCTCTTAAACACCGTGCTATTTTAGATAAAAATGCAGATTTAAAGGAATTTTCAGATAACATGGAAAAAGCATGTATAGATTTTATAGAATCTGGAAAAATGACTAAAGATTTATTTCAATTATCTAAAAAAAATGAACAAAAAAATAACTATTTGAATACCCAAACTTTTTTTAAAGAACTTAAAATATTTTTTGATCAAAGAATTAATAAGAAAACATAA
- a CDS encoding 2-hydroxyacid dehydrogenase: MIKKILILDKNHPFIIYKLKKKGFICDENYNDPTNQINLSTYDGVILRSRLKIDKEFIEKAKNLKFIARIGSGTENIDKDHAIKKGITLISSPEGNKDAVAEHAIGMLLCMMNHIIHSHQQIITGKWSRETNRGIEIMGKTIGIIGYGNTGKSFAKKLSGFDAKILCYDILPKVGDIYAKQVNMSTIFKKSDVISLHVPYTKRTKGMINYDFIKRFYKPFYLINTSRGGCLITSHLAKALKNGKIYGACLDVLEYENFSFNHIFLNQKFHKSFLYLIHSNKVIFTPHIAGWTKESKFKMDKKIVEKIIFLNQKFHKT; encoded by the coding sequence ATGATCAAAAAAATATTAATTTTAGATAAAAATCATCCTTTTATTATATATAAATTAAAAAAAAAAGGATTTATTTGCGATGAAAATTACAACGATCCAACAAATCAAATTAATCTATCTACATATGATGGTGTCATTTTGAGAAGTAGATTAAAAATAGATAAAGAATTTATTGAAAAAGCTAAAAACTTAAAATTTATAGCTCGTATTGGATCTGGAACAGAAAATATAGATAAAGATCATGCTATCAAAAAAGGAATCACTTTAATTTCTTCTCCAGAAGGAAATAAAGATGCGGTAGCAGAACATGCTATAGGAATGCTTTTATGCATGATGAATCATATAATTCATTCACATCAACAAATCATTACAGGAAAATGGAGTAGAGAGACCAATAGAGGAATAGAAATTATGGGAAAAACAATAGGAATCATTGGATATGGAAATACAGGAAAATCTTTCGCGAAAAAACTCTCAGGTTTTGATGCTAAAATATTATGTTATGACATATTGCCTAAAGTGGGAGATATTTACGCAAAACAAGTCAACATGAGTACGATTTTTAAAAAATCAGATGTAATAAGTTTACACGTTCCTTATACAAAAAGAACAAAAGGAATGATCAACTATGATTTTATAAAAAGATTTTACAAACCTTTTTATTTGATAAATACTTCTCGTGGAGGATGTTTAATTACAAGTCATTTAGCAAAAGCATTAAAAAATGGAAAAATATATGGAGCATGTTTAGATGTATTAGAATATGAAAATTTTTCTTTTAATCATATTTTTTTAAATCAAAAATTTCATAAAAGTTTTCTCTATCTTATTCATTCTAATAAAGTCATATTTACACCACATATTGCAGGATGGACTAAAGAATCAAAATTTAAAATGGATAAAAAAATTGTGGAAAAAATTATTTTTTTAAACCAAAAATTTCATAAAACATGA